The window CGCATGGTTTGTTTTCTGAGTTCTTTGGTGATGGCTTCAGAACCGTGCCGCAGTAAGGGCAGTAGTTCGCACTGCTGCTGTGCCGTCCGCCACAGTAGGGGCATTCGTCGGGATGCCGCAGAAATCTTGCCTTGGGTTTGATATACTTGGGACGTGGTTGATTTTGCGAGATAAACTCTGGCATCAATATATCATCCTTGTCCATGCAGACCGTGATTTCCTTGCAGTAATCGGCAAATCGCTCCTGTGTCAGAATGACATTGGTTGGGATAAATTGATAATCCTCCGTGGCCTTGACATATCTGTTCTGCGCCGCCTTATCAGAAATGCCGCAGATCATAGTGATGGCTTTTTCGTCATACACATCGAGACTGCGCATCAGCCACTTTGAGGCCAGCACCTCCCCGGCGAACATATCTGCTTCAAATTCCAGCTGATCGTACAGTTCCAGCGGAAGCTCTGATTTGACGATTTTTGTCAGATGGTTGTCTCGCAGATGTCCCAAGTATATATGCCCAATCTCATGTAGCTTCGTCCAAAGCAGCCGGCCAGGAGGTATAGTATCGGCAGCATTGATGAGGATTCTATACTTGTTTGCCTTTACATCGTACATTGACAGCCCGTCTTGACTGCGCATGACGTGGTCTAGGACATGCTGCTCGTTTTCACCAATTTCGTGGGCAAGTTGATGGACGTACTTGAGCTCC of the Selenomonas sputigena genome contains:
- a CDS encoding ImmA/IrrE family metallo-endopeptidase, which encodes MPFPSSSERALRIFCSAHQFLREHDIRWLPVNPEDIINQHHNWELKYVHQLAHEIGENEQHVLDHVMRSQDGLSMYDVKANKYRILINAADTIPPGRLLWTKLHEIGHIYLGHLRDNHLTKIVKSELPLELYDQLEFEADMFAGEVLASKWLMRSLDVYDEKAITMICGISDKAAQNRYVKATEDYQFIPTNVILTQERFADYCKEITVCMDKDDILMPEFISQNQPRPKYIKPKARFLRHPDECPYCGGRHSSSANYCPYCGTVLKPSPKNSENKPCGNRQKCDTVFCEQCGAMVFRIRQGFCFEQCEL